The genomic interval TATAGGAGAATACGATAGACCAGCCTATAGTAGCTAACAAAAAATATTTCCAAGTGCTGAAATATTGATAGACAAGCATGGCAGATATAGGGATGATAACCATATTTGCAGGGATAAGTGGGGTGATGATGGGGAGTAATTTGTCAGGATAGCTCCATAGCAACATTTCAGTCCCGATAATATCTAAGAGCATGCATAGAGTGGCAGCGAACATTCCGTAAGAAAATACTTCAAAGAAACGATTCTTATCTACAACTCTCCAAAAGATAAAGTAAGGAATAATGGTTGCAAGGAAAAGAATCCACCAATTAATCGAAAATAAATCATGCTGTAACCAATGATCAAAAGATAGATGGCTTAATTTTTCTTTTTCTTTATCAATCTCTATATTACTAGGGATGTGTAATAAAAATAAGTACATGTTTCTCACCTCTTTTACTCCTCTTAATGGAATGATAAAAAGGAAAATTTCATTAAATTAGTATGGATAATAAAAAGAATCTCATTAGTTTTTTTACATGAATACATAAATTTACCAGCTGCAGGAGAGGATAAAAGGTATTAAAGGTGGGATTATTGATGAAAAAAAAGTGGAAAAAATATAAAGTTTATATCATTGGTTTATTTTATATTGTGTTTATTAATGGGTTAATTGCAGCGAGCTACATTATTGGATTTAAAGAATTTAAAAAACTTATCAATTTTTAAAAAAAGTCATCCCCCAATTCACTTTTTATTGCAATGTTCCTTAAAGGAATAGGATAAGGTATGGAAAAATATGATGAAAGGGTAGGGGGTGATTCAATGGCAGTCGTACGCGTTACGGATGCAGATATTGATTTATTGGCAAGACTTCTTCGTGCAGAAGCAGAGGGAGAAGGAGAGTTAGGCATGTTATTAGTCGGAAATGTAGGAATCAATCGAATGAGAGCAGATTGTTCCGATTTCAAAGGACTTCGCACTGTAAATGATATGGTGTATCAAGCCCATGCGTTTGAGGCAACAACAAAAGGCTATTTTTATCAAAGACCGAGAGAAAGTGAAAGGCGATTGGCGAGGAGAGTTGTGAACGGAGAATCCTTTTGGCCAGCAAAATATAGTTTATGGTATTTTCGTCCACCAGGTGATTGTCCTGCTACCTGGTATAATCAACCACATGTAGGAAGATTTAAGCTTCATTGCTTTTATGAGCCAACGGCAGAAGAATGTGAAAATGTTTATAATACTTTCTAAAAAGAAAAGGAGTCCTCTCTAGTGAAAAGGGCTCCTATTTTGCATGGATGCATAAAGAATTTGAGCTTTAAATGGATTAATGGTATATTTTTAACTATTAAAATAATAAGAATATTCAGGGAGTGTCATGCGTTGTCATTAGAAAATGTTCAAGTTCATTTAAAGAAATGGAATAGAGAGAAGGATATTCAAGTATTTCAAACGTCTAGCGCTACAGTCTTAGAAGCAGCTGAAACATTAGGAGTACAGCCAGAAAGAATCGCTAAAACATTATCATTCCGTAAAGAAGATGATGCAATCTTAATTGTTACTGCAGGAGATGCGAAAATTGACAATAGAAAATTTAAGCAAACCTTTGCGGAAAAAGCAAGGATGTTAGCGCCAGAAGAAGTATTAGAAAAAACAGGTCATGCAGTTGGTGGAGTTTGTCCTTTTGGTTTAGTAGAAAATTTACCTGTCTATATGGATGAATCACTAAAACGATTTACTACTGTGTTTCCAGCGTGTGGAAGCAGTAATTCAGCGATTGAATTGACCAATGAAGAGCTTTATATATATGGCAATGCAGTTGATTGGGTAGATGTTTGTAAAGGATGGGAGTAAACGTTCCAGTTTGATTATAAATGATACATAGAAAATGCTTGTCCAATGTCGGACAAGCATTTTCTATGTTCTCATTCAGAAATGGTTATTGAATATGACGATATACACCAATTACTTTCCCAAGAATGCTTACATTACGAAGAATAATTGGTTCCATCGTGCTGTTCTCAGGCTGCAGGCGAATAAAGTCACGTTCTTTAAAGAATCGTTTAACGGTAGCTTCATCTTCCTCTGTCATTGCGACAACAATATCGCCGTTGTTAGCAGAATGCTGTTGTCTAACGATAACATAGTCACCATCTAATATTCCTGCTTCAATCATACTTTCTCCCATAATTTCTAGCATGAAAATTTGTTCATCACTTGGTGCTAGTCTTTCAGGTAATGGGAAATATTCATCCACATTTTCGATAGCAGTAATTGGCATCCCTGCTGTAACTTTTCCGACTACAGGTACATTAATAATATTATATTTTGGTATATTGCTTTCTTCTAAATCCAATATTTCAATAGCTCTAGGTTTTGTTGGATCACGACGGATTAAGCCTTTACTCTCTAATCTTGCTAAATGGCCATGAACGGTTGAGCTTGATGCCAGTCCAACAGCCTCTGCAATTTCACGAACAGAAGGTGGATATCCTTTTAGCTTTACTTCTTCTTTTATGTATTCTAGTATGTCTAATTGCCTCTTTGAAAGCTTCTGCATTATACGCACCTCGTTATATTATTCTTGTACTAATTATAACACGTTCTATAAGAGTATACAAACATAAGTTCTATTTTGTTGTTGACAGGAAACGTTTGTTCGTATTAAACTAAATCTATAAACGAACATACATTCTAAAAAAAGGTGGAATTATAAATGTCTAAATTGTGGGAAAAATATTCATATACTATTATTCTTTTAATTTGTGGTTTTATAGCGTGTATAATGATTGTAGCGAATACTGGACAACCAGATTCTAGCAAATATGTGTCGGTAACGGTGAAAAATGGTGAAACGGTATGGCAATTATCGAATGAATATGCAGGCTCTTATAATATGACTAAAAAGCAATTTATCAAGTGGATCGAAGAGCATAATAATGTTGCTGCTAATAATATTTCAGCAGGTGAAGAATTGGTCATTCCAGTCAAAGTAGAGGATCATCAATTGATGTTAGCATCCGAATAATAGAAAGGGAATCTCGTAGTAATGAAGAATGAAAAGAATGCAATAATCTATTGTCGAGTAAGTACAGATAAAGAAGAACAAACAACGTCCCTTGCAAGGCAGGAAGAGGAATTAGTAGCTTTAGCAAAGAAAATGGATTTCCAAGTGAAAAGAATCATCTCAGAAAGAGCCAGTGGTTATGACTTGGATAGAGAAGGATTGCTTGAGCTGTTATCGATTATAAAAGAAGAAGAAATTTCGTCCATTTTAATACAGGATGAAACAAGATTAGGAAGAGGAAATGCAAGGATAGCTATTCTTCATTGCATCTTAAAGGAAAATATTAAGCTTTACAGTATCTCTTCCTCAGGAGAGCTTATGCTTTCAGAAGCAGATACGATGGTTTTACAAATTGTTAGCATAGTGGAAGAATATCAGCGGAAAATACATAATTTAAAAATAAAAAGAGGAATGAAAAGAGCAGTAGAAAAGGGCTATCGTCCAGATAAAAATTTAAAAAACTTAGGAGATCATTCTGGCCGACAGAAGCTAGAGCTTCCCATTGAAGAAATCGTAAAACTGAAACAAAATGGGTTAACCTTCTCTGAAATAACGTCCACATTAAAAGGACTTGGATATGATTTTTCAAAGGCGACCATTCATCGCAGATATCAAGAATATAAGGAGATGCTGAGTGGGAAAGAATAGATTCTTCTTGAGCAAATCTTAAAAATAGGAATGTGCTTGTACTTATGCTATAATAGATTATCCATTAGCCAGTTGTTTTTTTAGACTGAGCTTTTTATTTTTGCTTAACTTGCCCGCTCAGAGCTTCATGTAAACAGAGCAAAAATAAATGAAACAAATAATTTAACATCAATCATACATTATTTCTATAAAGGAGTTTACTATGTTTCCTAAAAATAAACTTGATCGCATAAATGAACTTGCAAAAAAGAAAAAAGAGACAGGCTTAACCCAAGAAGAAGCAAAAGAACAAACAAAGCTACGCGCTGAATATTTGAAAAATTTCCGTTCTACAATGGTTAATACGATTGAAAATGTGAAAATTTTTGATCCAAAAGGAAATGATGTTACTCCGCAAAAAGTAAAAGATATTCAAAACAGAAAAAAGATGCATTAAGTTATACATGCGCGTCCTTAATAAAGGGCTGTTCGTAATGAACAACCAAACATCACGTAAATAGCCTTTGTAAAATAATCTTAACAGACAATGTTAAGGTTTTTTTATGTTTTCTATTGGAATTTATGGGTAAAATACGAAATAAATGTCGAAATTATATAGTGGTGCTATTTTCTAATTTTTAATAGGTAGAAAATGAATCATTTAGGCA from Niallia sp. FSL W8-0635 carries:
- a CDS encoding CBO0543 family protein — protein: MYLFLLHIPSNIEIDKEKEKLSHLSFDHWLQHDLFSINWWILFLATIIPYFIFWRVVDKNRFFEVFSYGMFAATLCMLLDIIGTEMLLWSYPDKLLPIITPLIPANMVIIPISAMLVYQYFSTWKYFLLATIGWSIVFSYIIEPLFMLRDMFVIGEHWSHTKSFVGFIILGILLKSVFERIKKHIPK
- a CDS encoding cell wall hydrolase codes for the protein MAVVRVTDADIDLLARLLRAEAEGEGELGMLLVGNVGINRMRADCSDFKGLRTVNDMVYQAHAFEATTKGYFYQRPRESERRLARRVVNGESFWPAKYSLWYFRPPGDCPATWYNQPHVGRFKLHCFYEPTAEECENVYNTF
- a CDS encoding YbaK/EbsC family protein, with product MSLENVQVHLKKWNREKDIQVFQTSSATVLEAAETLGVQPERIAKTLSFRKEDDAILIVTAGDAKIDNRKFKQTFAEKARMLAPEEVLEKTGHAVGGVCPFGLVENLPVYMDESLKRFTTVFPACGSSNSAIELTNEELYIYGNAVDWVDVCKGWE
- the lexA gene encoding transcriptional repressor LexA — encoded protein: MQKLSKRQLDILEYIKEEVKLKGYPPSVREIAEAVGLASSSTVHGHLARLESKGLIRRDPTKPRAIEILDLEESNIPKYNIINVPVVGKVTAGMPITAIENVDEYFPLPERLAPSDEQIFMLEIMGESMIEAGILDGDYVIVRQQHSANNGDIVVAMTEEDEATVKRFFKERDFIRLQPENSTMEPIILRNVSILGKVIGVYRHIQ
- the yneA gene encoding cell division suppressor protein YneA, which codes for MSKLWEKYSYTIILLICGFIACIMIVANTGQPDSSKYVSVTVKNGETVWQLSNEYAGSYNMTKKQFIKWIEEHNNVAANNISAGEELVIPVKVEDHQLMLASE
- a CDS encoding YneB family resolvase-like protein, encoding MKNEKNAIIYCRVSTDKEEQTTSLARQEEELVALAKKMDFQVKRIISERASGYDLDREGLLELLSIIKEEEISSILIQDETRLGRGNARIAILHCILKENIKLYSISSSGELMLSEADTMVLQIVSIVEEYQRKIHNLKIKRGMKRAVEKGYRPDKNLKNLGDHSGRQKLELPIEEIVKLKQNGLTFSEITSTLKGLGYDFSKATIHRRYQEYKEMLSGKE
- a CDS encoding DUF896 domain-containing protein translates to MFPKNKLDRINELAKKKKETGLTQEEAKEQTKLRAEYLKNFRSTMVNTIENVKIFDPKGNDVTPQKVKDIQNRKKMH